The genomic interval GTGGAACTGGATGCGCGATTCGCTGTGGCCCGGCATCAAGGGCGTGTGGGACAACATTTCCCTGGGTTTCGTAGTGGTCAAGGATTCCATCGTCGGAACGTGGAACAAGATCACTGGAAAGTTCACCGAGGCTTGGAATTGGGTCTCTGGCGTTTTCAAGTCCTGGTGGGCGGAATTGTCCGGATTCTTTCTTGGCCGATTGACTCGGCTAAGGGTTGGATTGTCAAGCATTGGGACGGAATCGTCTCGAAGTTTACCTCCGTCAAGGACTGGGTGATCGGTGGGTTCAAGCGGACTTGGGATACGTCAAGACCGTTCTTTCTGCTCCTCTTGGTTGGGCTCGAGATGAAATCCATCAGCGTTGGGAAACATCAAGACCAACTTTACTACGGTAAAGGACTGGGTGATTGGTGGATTCAAGCGCGCCTGGGACACGCTCAAGACCGTTCTTTCTGCTCCTCTCGGTTGGGCTCGAGATGAAATCCATCAGCGTTGGAAAAACATCAAGACCAACTTTACTACGGTAAAGGACTGGGTGTTCGGCGCTTTCAAGCGAGCTTGGGATGGACTGAAGAAGCTCATCACCTCTCCCGTCGATGGGGCCAAGACCGCCTTGAACAACATCCTCGGCAAGGACGACAACGGCGGAATCCGTGGCATGTTCAACTCTGCCGTCAAGGCTGTCGGCAAGATCTGGACAAGCTCAAGGGCATCGTGACGACGCCGATCAACGGCGTCATCGGCATCATCAACAACCCCTTCATCTCGGGATTCAAAAGCTCGGCAAGCCATTCGGGCTGCACATCGACGAGCTGTCGAAGATCGGCGGCAAGGCCGACGGTGGGCGCATCCCCGGACGTGCTGGCGGCGGCACCATCCCCGGCCCGTGGCGCGGCCCGCGTGCGGACAACGTCCTCGGCATCTCCGACAAGGGCGTGCCGACGGCGCGTGTCAACCCTGGCGAGTACATCACCAAGGTGGCTTCGACGCAGCGCATGGAGCGCAAGCACCCGGCCGCCCTCGCGTACATCAACCGTCACGGGACCGCTGCCGGGGCACGCTGACGGCGGCTTCGCGGGCATGCCGCACGCGAATACCGGTGTCGGGCACACGGCTAGGGGCCGCTACGAGTCCTATAGGCCGTCGGTGTCCATCGTCGCGCTCGGGAAATGGCTGCGCGAAAAGGGTTTCGACGTCGGTCAGCACCCTGCGTTCGGTGGCGTGGCACCGCGTCCGACGCACATGGCAACGTCGCTGCACTATGTCGGCCAGGCCTTGGACGTCAACGCCGATGGCATGGCGGGCGGCGAGGCGGCGGCTTTTGATCGTCTCGCTCCCGCGCTCATCGACGCCGGGTGGGCGACGATTTGGCGCGGGCCGGGCCACTACGACCACCTTCACGTCGACACAGGCCTTTACGGCGTGCTGAATGAAAAGCAGTACGGCCCGATTTCGAAGACGAACATGATCGTGGAAGGTCTCAAGAGCGTGGGCGGGCGCGATCATGTCGGCCGTCTTCGACCCGCTGAAGGCTGGCGCCTACAAGCTCATCGACGGCGCCGTCGGCAAGTTCGGTGGTGGCGACTTCACGAAGAAGATCCTCGGTGGCATCGCGAAGAAGGCTGTTGACGGCGCGATTGGCTGGGGGCAACGGGTAAGTCGTCGGATGCGACGCTCGAGGGCGGCGAGGGTGCTGGAACGAAGGCTGCCGCCGCGTGGCGTCCGCAGATCGAGGAGGCGCTCAGGCTCAACGGGATCACGCCGACCGAGGCGATGGTGCAGAAGTGGATCACGCAGATCGGGTGGGAGTCGTCGGGCACCCCAACGCCGTGCAGGGCAACATCGGTGACATCAACAACAAGACGGGCGACCTCGCCAAGGGGCTCGTCCAGGTCATCGGTTCCACGTTCCGCGCGTACCACGTCGACGGCACACCGAACAACGTGTTCGACCCGATCGCGAACCTCGCTGCGGGCATCAACTATGCACGGCACCGCTACGGCCCCGGCATGGGATACATCGGCCGTGGTGCAAGGCACGGCTACGCCGACGGTGGCATGGTGCGCGACGTGCCGGTCTTCGACCGTGGCGGCACGCTGGCTCCCGGCAATCAACGTCGTGCACAACAAGCTCGGGCGCCCCGAGCCGCTCGTGCGCGCCGAAGACGTCCTCGGTGATCGTCGCGGGTGACATCAACGTCAACGTCACCGGCGTGAAGTACGACTCCCGCGCCCGACATCGCCCGGGAGATCACTCACGAGCTGCGTCGTCATGACGCTGCCGGCCGCTACCGGGAGGTGTGGGCATGACGATGTTGCTCGAGGAGGAGTTCGAGCTCGACGGGTACGTCTCGGCGGCATTCACGGCTACCACCGGCGCGTGACGACGCTGGGCTCGGGTGTTGACCCGGGCTCAGTGTCGATCCGCGCGCAGGACGCCGAGATCGACGGCTGGGACGGTGTGCGCTTCGGGCGTGACGTGCTCGGTGCGCCCGAGTGGAGTTTCACGCTCGGCGTGCGCTCTGACCTCGACGTGTGGGAGGAGCTCGCGGGCCTCACTCGCGTGTGGCGTGCCCCGTCGAACCGTCGCCCTGGCGGCGTGTCGGTGTTGCGATACCGCAGGAACGGGCGCTCGTATCGCATGTACGGGCGCCCTCGAAAGCTCGACCTGAAGCCTGCCGCGCGCCAAGGACGACGGCTTCCAGCAGGTTGTCGCGACGTTCATGCTCGCCGAGCCGTCGATGTACCTCGAGACGCCCCGTCAGGGCGCGAATGTCGTCGACTTGACGTTGCTGCCGACGGACACGTCGGGAGGTCTCGTGTGGCCGGCGATCGCGCCGTTCGAGTTCCGGGCTGGCTCGTCGACGCGTCACGGCGGCACCGTCGTCGGCGGCACGGGCGATGCGCCGTTCACTGCGACGATCACCGGACCCGTCTCGGGCGCCTTGTCGCGTCCGCGCATCGCGGGTGGCGGCTGGGAGATCGCCTCGAGCGTGACGGTGCCGCCCGGCTCGACGCTCGTCATCGACACGCGCACGCAGACGATCCAGCTCGACGGCGTCAACGTGCCCGGCAGCCTCTCGCGTGCCTCACGGCTGACGGCCCGGCTGACGCCTGGCGCGCAGACTCTCACCTTCGCCGGGTCGGACCCGTCGAACACGGCACGCTGCCGGTTCGAGTGGTTCGACGCGGTGCCCCTCTGATCGAAAGGCTTGACGATGACTCTTTCCCCGGCGTGGGCGGTCGATGGTGGGCGTGTGCCCGCAAGCGTGGCCCGGATGCTCGCGTGGGCGGCGACCAACGGCTCGAACGGGGTCGTGCAAGCCACTGACCTCGCGGTGACGGCGCTGCCCGTGCCCGATGGCGCGGTGAACGTCGCGCCCGGTGGCGCGCTCATGGTCAACCGTTTCGGCGGCCGCGCGCAGGCGCAGACGTACGTCACCGCGAACGACGCGACGATTCAGGTGGCGATCCCGCCGACGTCGAGCACGGCGCGCACCGACTACCTCATCCTGCGCGTCGACGACTGGCACTTCGACTCCTCGCAGCAGCCCAGCAACCCGCTCGATGCGACGTACTGCTCGCTGCAGCGCGTGACGAGCCTGACGGGCATCGCGTACCCGTACGTGCCGCTCGCGAAGATCACGATCCCCGCGTCGACGGGCACGATCACGCCCGCGATGATCACCGACCTTCGCCAGGTCGCGAACCCTCGCACGAAGCGCGTGCTACGCCCGAACGCGCTGATCTGGACCGAGAAGGAAACCCTGTCGAATGCGACGGCGCAGGGCGAATACTGGCCGAACAAGGGCGGCACGCAGGACGTCTTCATCCCTGAGTGGGCGACGCGCGTGAAGATCCGCGCCGACTGGCTTTCGATCCTCATGCCCGCCGGTAACGTGCAGGGCCGCGTGTGGGTCAGCTTCGGTGACTGGGACGGCAAGTCGTGGGGCAAGGCGTCGCAGGACTTCGCGTTCGACAACGTCCAAGCGTCCAACCCGAGCCGACAGAACATCACCGTCGTCGACGAAATGCTCATCCCGCGAACCTACGCGGCCGCTCGGTGCATTTCCAGGCGTGGGCGAAGAAGCTCGGAAGTGTCGGCCCCGTCATCGACGGCTGGTCCGGTTTCTCGCTCGACCTGACCTTCGAGGAAGTCGCGGACTCCTCCACCACCTGACAGGAGGGTCGACATGCTTGAGCTGCAGCCGACCACGGCACGCACCCTCAGCCACACCGGCGGGTACGAGGCATTCCCCTACGCCGCGACGAATGGCGCGTCGACGCTCGCGCTGTGGCGCTCCGCGAAGGCATACGGGCACGCCGACGACCCGGCGGCGATCATCCGCGGCGCTCGCTTCGACGCGCAGTCGCAGGCGTGGTCTGACGCGGTAGCGCAGTCTGGACCGCCGCCGGGTACGGCACCTGCTGGTCTGGCGTGGGATCCGATCGGCAAGCGGTGGGTCATGCTCGGCCTGTCGGCAGCAAGCGGCCTACGCTCGAGCCTATGGACGTCACCGTCCGGCGGGTCGTGGACGCGTAAGGTCGACCTCGCCGAGCGGTGGTCGTGGTTCTTCGCCTGCGACCTCGCGATCGACGCTGACCTGTGGGTCGTCGCTGGGTACGGCGCGCTCACGGGCGGGCGCACCTGGCAGCCGATCATCACGACGACACGCGACGGCGGTGCGACATGGAGCGCGCCGACGATCCCGGCGGGCCTGCCCGACTTCGGTGAGAAGGGCTGGTCAGAGCCGCAGGTCGTGAAGCTTCCCTCGGGTCGGTGGCTCATGGCGATCCGCAACGACCTCGACTACGGCATCCATCTCGCCTCCTCCCCGGATGGTCTGTCGTGGACGTACGAGCGGCGCATCGCCTCGGACGTGTCCGGCTCGCCGGAGATCGCCGTCACGGCTGACGGTGTCATCGTCATCCTCGTGCGCCGCCGGCCCGCGAAGGTCGAATGGCATGGCGAGTGGGCGTGGCTCGTCAGCTACGACGACGGCGCTTCGTGGGCTCGCCGCGATGACTTCCCCTCCGATGGGCGCTTCATGCTGTACGGCGCGCTCGCACAGTCCCCGCAGGGGCTGACGTGCGTGTTCGCTGCCGAGGACGACGTCACGAGGCCGTGGGAGTCGTCGTCGATCCTCGTCACGACGCTCGAGCGGCGCGACAAGCGCGTCGAGCTACCCGACGCGCCCGCAGTCGTCTCACGCGTCGACGCGCAGCGCGCGAAGGAATGGCAGCCCGCCGCGTGGCGATTCTTCGCGACACGACTGCACGGCGACGGCACCGAGACGATGCTGCACCCCGACCTCCCCCTCGCCGACGTCGAACCAGAGTTCACGCTGTCAGGTACGTCGTCGCTGCGCGCGACGATCCCCGTCGAGGTCGCCAACCTCACCGACGCGGGCCTCGACGTGCTCATCGCCTGGTCAACGGTGATCTGGGTCGAACTCGACGGGCGAGCGCGCGGCGCGTGGATTCTCACCGACGTCGAGAAGGCTGGCCCCAAGCTCAGCTTGTCCGGCCTCGGCTTCGTCGGCTTCGCGAAGGGCACCCCGTACGGCGGGGAAAAGAGCTTCGTCAACACCGACGCCCTCGACGTCTTCCGCCACGTGTGGGAGCACATTCAGGCACAGCCGGGCGCGAATCTCGGGCTGACGCTCGAGTCTGACAAGTCGGGCGTGCTGCTGGGCCGTCAGAGCGTGGACCAGTTGCCCTTGTACGTGGACAACTCGCGTTTGCCTGCGCTCCCGGCAGAGGGCACGTTGTGGCGGTTTCAGCGCACGAAGACGCCCGCGAAACCGGCGGTGAAGGTGAAGCGGGTTGACCCGAAGACGAAGAAGGTCACGGTGACGACGACGCCGGCGAAACCTGCCGTGGTCGAAACCCTCTACGGCGAATCGCGGCGCACCGTGCCCAAGCCACTGCCTGCTGGGTCGGAGGTGATCGTGCGTGAGCGTAAGAACACCCAGGTCTCGTGGGTGGAGGGCCCGGAAGACGGTATCCCGGCCGACCTGTTCGACGTGGTCGGTATCGCCACGAAGCAGGCCCCGAAGGAGGACACGGAGGGCGAGCAGCTCGAGCCGTTCACCCTCGCCTGGTACGCGGACGCTGACCTCGGCGCGAAGCTCGACACGATCTGCGAGCAGGGCAACTTCGACTACGTCGAGGATCACTCGTGGGACGGTGACGCGCCCCGCCATGTGCTGCGCTTCGCCGCGCCGCTCGCCGGGCGGGTGCGTGATGACCTGCGCTTCGTCGTCGGCGAGAACATCGTCGAGGCGCCTGCGCTGACGGAGAAGGCCGAGCAGATCGCGACGGAGGTCGTCGTCCTCGGCGCCGGTGAGGGCCGCGCGATGGTGCGCGGCACCTGGAAAGCGTCGACGCCCGGCCGGCTGCGCCGCGTGAAGACGGTCACCGACAAGAGCCTGCGCACGAAGGCCGACGCTGACGCCCGCGCCGCACGTGAGGGAAAGGCCGCGACGCTCGGCGCTGACATCGCCTCCATCGTCGTACGCGATCACCCGAACGCGCCGCTCGGCTCATGGGGCTTGGGCGACACGATCACCGTCCGCGGCGACGGGCAAGGCTGGGCGGGTGACTGGACGATGCAGCTACGCATCATCAGCTACACCCTCAGCCCCGACAAGGACACAGCCACCCTCACGGTGGCTCGAGGAGAGGTGACGACATGAGCGGAGAGTTCCGTGAGCTCGCCCGGCGCCTGCGCCGCCTCGAGGAGGGCGTGAAGGCGCAGAACGTCCCGCAGCTCGCGCACTCCTCGGTCGAGGACGGCGCGATCGAACACTACGACGCCGACGGGCAACTGACGGCGATCGTCGGCAAGCAGCACGACGACACGACCGCGCCCGTCGTCGTGACCGGCCCACCCCCGCCGGCGCCGACCGGCCTCGACGTCGTCGGCGGGCAGCTGCAGGTGACGGCGACGTGGGACGGCTCGTGGGCGGACGGCGCCGTCGCACCGATGGACTTCGCGCGTGTCGAGGTGCACGTCGGCGCCTCGCAGGACTTCGAGGTCGACCCGCTGCCCATGTCGACGACACGCGTCGCGACGATCGAGTCGCCTGGTGGCGCGTCGGTGACGTGGATGGCCGAGCCGGGCGAGGTGTGGGTGACGATCGTCGCACGCTCCCTGCCGGGCAAGGTCAGTGAGCATCGCGAGCTCGTCATGGTCGAGGTGGGCGCAGCCGTCGACCCGGAAGTCTTCGAGCAGCTCAAGGTCGACCTCGCCGAATCAGCGGCGCGCGTCGATGCGCGCATGGAAGAGATCGCGACGATGCCGCTCGACGCGACTCGGATCACCGACGGCTCGATCTACGCACCGAAGCTCGACACGAACAGCCTCGGCGCGCTCGTCGCTCAGATCCTCACGCTCGACGTGTCGCACCTTGTGGCGTCGGACGCGAAGATCGGTGACGCCGTCATCGAGAAGCTGACCGCGCAGATCCTCGCCGCGCACAAGATCACCGCAGACGACATCGACGCCGGCAAGATCGCCGCGGCGCTCGCGACGATCCAGACGGTCAAGGCCGAGAATATCCAGTCGGGCTTCTTGAACGCGTCGATCGGCATTGGCACGACGGGGCGCGATCATGGCGGGCGACTGGTCGAAGTCTTACGCACGCATCGACGACAAGGGCTTCTCGACGTACACGGTCGCCGAGGACGGAACGCAGTACATGGCGACGGCGCTCGGGTCGGCGGCGACGAACTCGCTGACGATCGCGGACTCGGCGGGCGTGACGCGCGCTTCGATCAGCCCTGACGGTGACGTCGCCGCGAACTCGGTCACGGTCGCGGATGACGTGTCGATCGCGGGCGCCGACCTCATCGGCCAGCGCCTGCCATACGCGGGATCGTCGGGCGCGTCATGGCTCGACACGCTGCCGTGGGCGCTCGCGGGCATCAGCAACATGGGCAAGACCGTCGCCGGGAGGGCAGTTACCGCGCAGACGACGGAAGTCATCACGCCGCTGCATGTGGTGACCGCGACAGTGTGGCCCGGACGCACCTATCAGGTGACGATGCCATATGCCTACTACGTGACGCGCCTTCGTCGGGCGCGTCTGTTGGTCTGTGCCTCTACACGGCGGTTGGCACGCAAGCGTCGCCGTCGCCTGCGACGCCGACGACGACGTCGCCGACCGTGTACAGCGTAAGGCCCTCGACCGCGGCGGGTGGGCCTGTCAGTGACACGCTCGTGGCGACACTGACGCCGCAGATCGAGGCGGGCGGGCCTGTGCAGATGAAGATCCTCGTGGCGAGCGCCGTGAAGAACGCGACGATGACATACTCGGTTCCAACGGCGGCGGCGTGGCTGCTCACCGTGCAGGACATCGGACCGTACGTGCCCGACACGGGTTACCCGGTCGGCGGTGCGGCTGTCAGCCAGTTCGTCAGCCAGTGGAAGGCGTCGGTCAGCCGCTCCTTCGACAAGGCCGGCGCCGACTCCAATGCCGACTATCAGCAGGGCATCCTGCGCCACGGCGGCGACGCCCTCACGCACTCAGCGTTCGTGTGCAATGACCCCGCGTTCTTCGGCGAGAAGGGAAAGACGATCGCGCAAGCACTCACCGGCGCGACGGTCACCAAGGTCGAGATCGGCGTGCAATCGCTGTACTGGTCGAACGCGACAGGCGGCACCCTCACGCTCCTACCGCTGGGTGCTACGTCGATCCCGGCGACGGACACCAGCCCGGGCGACCCGAAGAAGGGCGTCGAGAAGAAGTTCACGACGCGCTCGCAGTGGCAATGGGTGACGGTGCCGACGTCGTGGATCACCCCGACGTCAACGGGCGTGCGCCTCGGCCCGACATGGTTCTACGGCGCCACGAACCAGGGCTACTTCGCGAATCACCGCCACCCGAGCGCACCCCCGCAGATTCGCATCACCTACACGCGCGCCGACAAGGGCTGAGAGGACACCACATGTCATGGACCATCACCGGCACGATCGTCGACCCGGACGGCACCCCATCCGACGGTGCGATCGTCGCGATCGTGTCGCCCACCCCGGCGCGCTCGACGAGCGGGAAGCTCATCGACAATGACCGTGTCGCGATCCCCGTCTCGGGTGGGCAGGTCGGCGACGTTGCCCTCGAGTCCGTGCCGGGCGCGACGTGGACATTCCTCCTGCCACGCAGGCAGCGCGTCGAGATCGCCGACCCTGGCGACGGATCGGTCATCGACCTCGCCGCCGACGTGTCGACGGTAAGGCCGCTCGCCCCGGACGAGGCATCCCTGCTACGCGAGGAGATTAAGCGCCTCCAAGCCGAGGGACTGCGGGGCGACCCTGGGCCTGCGAACACGCTGAGCATCGGGTCAGTAACGAGCGGGCCGACAGCTTCGGCTTCGATTCGCGGCGCCTCGCCCGACCAGATTCTTGACCTCGTGCTACCGAAAAGTGACGGCGGCGGGAGCGGCACGAGCTCTCCCGGCCCCGCGAACGTGCTCACCATCGGTAGCGTGACGTCGGGCGCTCAGGCCGCCGCGTCGATCACGGGCACATCGCCGAGCCAGGTACTCAACCTGACGCTACCCAAGGGAGACCCAGGCCCCCCCGGCAAGGACGGCGCATCACCGCCCGCGCCAGTGTTCACGGCGTCAGCGTCGACGCTCTCGGCCGGGGCTGCCGCGACTGCCGCAGTTTCGGGCACGTACCCGAATCTCGAGCTGACGTTCGGAATCCCGCGTGGTGCCGACGGTGCCGGCGGGTCGGGAACAGGGCAGACGGCGTACGAGATGCGCGGCACAGGCTCACCATACGGCGTCATCACCCCGCCCGCAGCAGGCACCTGCTACACCGACACGGCAGGCACGAACGGCGCATGGCGCTGGATCGCTACGGGCACGTCCAGCAGCTCGTGGGTAGTGGTCTACGGATGCACGGGCTGGCGACGAATCACGACCGACCAGCCCGCCGCATGGTCCTCGCTCATCGTCCTCGCCCGCTGGGAGCCTGGCATCCTGCGCCTCATCATCGACGGCCTGCTCGACGCAGGAGCCTCCCGCTGGGATGTCCCGCTCGACTACTCAACCCCATCTCAATTCTTCGTGCCGCTAAAGGGCGCGGAAGGCTGGGTGCTCCCCAATGGCCGGTTCAGAATCGACCGCACGGGGGGGAGGCACGCGGACAAGTCACCATCCCGTCCCCCAGATGGCCCACAACACTCCCCGGCACTCCCGCCTAAACCCCCAACCCAAAAGGATCCATCATGGCAACCCTCGCTCAGCACATCGCCGCACGCAACGACAACGACCTCCTCGCCCGCTTCATCGCTGCCGCCGAAGTCGCCGGTATCGACAACCCCCAGGGGTGGGCCGAGCAGCACCGTGGCGAACTCGTCGCCGCCCGGGTCGACGACGACCATACCCTCAGCGACGTGCACGCTTACGCCGTCGCGACCTACCAGCCCACCCCCCGCCCCGGCGCCAACCCGGAAGCCGTCACCGACGACCAGATCAAAGCAGTCGTCCAGAAGGTGCGCGAGGCGAGGGCCGAGGGGTGAAACGCCGCCGGCTGCACCGCTTGCGGCGCGGCTCATGGCAGCCCGCCAGGCTCACGAGCGCCGACCACATGCTCATCCTGTACGCCCTGATGATCATGCCGATCGTCAGGGCATTCGACTACAGCAGCGGAGACGACGCTTCGGCCTCGCTCACCGCAGTCGAAGGCTTCGCGCCGATGTGGGCGTGGGCGATCTTCTTCTACCTCGGCGCGCTCGTCCTCGCCTACGGCGTGCGCGCTCGCCGCCACCTCATCGTCTACCTCGGGCACAGCATCCTCGCGGTGACGTACTCGGCGCTCGCGGTCGGCATCCTCGCCGCTTCCCTGACCCGCCCCTGGCTGGACGGGGTGCGCGGCGCGTCGGTACTCATCCTGCCGACGCTCATGCACTGGCTGATCTGGTGGCGCACGGGCCCGGCGCCGATCAAGGCCGGTGAAGCCGTCACCGTCGAGAAAGTGGAGGGGCCGAGGTGAACGAGGTCGACGTCAGCCAGTCGAGCATCATGATCGCAGCGACGATCTTCGCCGGCGTCCTCGGCATCCTCTCGCGCAGCTTCTTGTCGACCTTCCGTGAATGGTCAGACGCGAAGCGACGCACCGCAATCGAACGCGACGGCGCCGACATCGCCGACCTGCGCCGCCAGGTCGCAAATCTCACGGAGCGCATCGAAGCGTCCGACGAGCGTGAGCGATCACAGCGCCACTACCTCACCGAGCACGCCAAATGGGACCGCAAGGCCTACGCGGCACTCGTCCAAGCGGGCATCGACATCGACCCGCCGCCGTCCATCTTCTGACCCCCACACCATCCACGCCCCGCGCCACCTGGCCGGGGCGTTCGCATGCCCCGCGCAAGGAGAAGCGATGTCCCTGCCCATCACGACGATCCCGTCCCCGAACTTCACGCGAGGCCGCGCCCGCAACGTGCGTGTCGTCGTCATCCACACCGTCGAAGCACCCGAGCGCGGCACGATCGCCGAGGACGTCGCGCGCAACTGGTTCGCAACCGCGGCCGCCCGCTCGAGCGCGCACTACGTCGTCGACAGCGACTCGATCGTGCGCTGCGTCGACGAAGCGAACACCGCGTGGGCAACCCCCGGCGCGAACGCCGACGGCCTCCAGATCGAACACGCCGGTTACGCCGCACAGAACCCCGGCCAGTGGGGCGACGACTACTCCCGCGCCATGCTCGAGCTGTCCGCGCGCCTGACCGCCGACCTGTGCCGCCGATACGCCATCCCCGCCGTGCACCTGACGCCCAGCCAGCTCGCTGCGGGCGCTCGCGGCATCATCGGCCACGTCGACGCGACGAACGCCTATGGCCCCCGAGGCGGGCACACCGACCCCGGCCCGTCGTTCCCGTGGGACACCTACATCGCGAAGGTGCGCGGCTACCTCGGCCAGGCCGCGGCCGTTGCCCCGAGCAACACGTTCCCGCTGCCCCCCGGCCACTGGTACGGCCCCAACGACGGCACGGTGCGCTCGCACTCCGGCGTGCGCGTCGCCGACAAGGGCGTCGTAGCGCGCATCCAGAAGGCCGTCGGCGCCAGCGCGGATGGCATCTACGGCCCAGCCACGAAGGCGAAGGTCGCCGCATGGCAGGCCGCTCACAAGCTCACGGCTGATGGCCTGGTCGGCCCCCTCACGTGGAAGGCGATGAACGTCTGATGGTCGATTCCGC from Dermacoccus nishinomiyaensis carries:
- a CDS encoding transglycosylase SLT domain-containing protein, translated to MDHADRVGVVGHPNAVQGNIGDINNKTGDLAKGLVQVIGSTFRAYHVDGTPNNVFDPIANLAAGINYARHRYGPGMGYIGRGARHGYADGGMVRDVPVFDRGGTLAPGNQRRAQQARAPRAARARRRRPR
- a CDS encoding phage distal tail protein, with translation MLAEPSMYLETPRQGANVVDLTLLPTDTSGGLVWPAIAPFEFRAGSSTRHGGTVVGGTGDAPFTATITGPVSGALSRPRIAGGGWEIASSVTVPPGSTLVIDTRTQTIQLDGVNVPGSLSRASRLTARLTPGAQTLTFAGSDPSNTARCRFEWFDAVPL
- a CDS encoding sialidase family protein — encoded protein: MLELQPTTARTLSHTGGYEAFPYAATNGASTLALWRSAKAYGHADDPAAIIRGARFDAQSQAWSDAVAQSGPPPGTAPAGLAWDPIGKRWVMLGLSAASGLRSSLWTSPSGGSWTRKVDLAERWSWFFACDLAIDADLWVVAGYGALTGGRTWQPIITTTRDGGATWSAPTIPAGLPDFGEKGWSEPQVVKLPSGRWLMAIRNDLDYGIHLASSPDGLSWTYERRIASDVSGSPEIAVTADGVIVILVRRRPAKVEWHGEWAWLVSYDDGASWARRDDFPSDGRFMLYGALAQSPQGLTCVFAAEDDVTRPWESSSILVTTLERRDKRVELPDAPAVVSRVDAQRAKEWQPAAWRFFATRLHGDGTETMLHPDLPLADVEPEFTLSGTSSLRATIPVEVANLTDAGLDVLIAWSTVIWVELDGRARGAWILTDVEKAGPKLSLSGLGFVGFAKGTPYGGEKSFVNTDALDVFRHVWEHIQAQPGANLGLTLESDKSGVLLGRQSVDQLPLYVDNSRLPALPAEGTLWRFQRTKTPAKPAVKVKRVDPKTKKVTVTTTPAKPAVVETLYGESRRTVPKPLPAGSEVIVRERKNTQVSWVEGPEDGIPADLFDVVGIATKQAPKEDTEGEQLEPFTLAWYADADLGAKLDTICEQGNFDYVEDHSWDGDAPRHVLRFAAPLAGRVRDDLRFVVGENIVEAPALTEKAEQIATEVVVLGAGEGRAMVRGTWKASTPGRLRRVKTVTDKSLRTKADADARAAREGKAATLGADIASIVVRDHPNAPLGSWGLGDTITVRGDGQGWAGDWTMQLRIISYTLSPDKDTATLTVARGEVTT
- a CDS encoding peptidoglycan recognition protein family protein — translated: MSLPITTIPSPNFTRGRARNVRVVVIHTVEAPERGTIAEDVARNWFATAAARSSAHYVVDSDSIVRCVDEANTAWATPGANADGLQIEHAGYAAQNPGQWGDDYSRAMLELSARLTADLCRRYAIPAVHLTPSQLAAGARGIIGHVDATNAYGPRGGHTDPGPSFPWDTYIAKVRGYLGQAAAVAPSNTFPLPPGHWYGPNDGTVRSHSGVRVADKGVVARIQKAVGASADGIYGPATKAKVAAWQAAHKLTADGLVGPLTWKAMNV